GCGAGCGCCCTGCGTCGACGGCCTCCTTGAGCTGCGCCGGCATGACCTTCACGGTGTCCTTGACCGCGCGGCCGCCCTCGTCGAGCTCGGGCTGGCCGTCCGGTCCCATCACCGTCTTCCTCAGCCACACCTCGCGGTTCGCGAGCAGCGGTATGTCTCGGAAGTCGGCCCCCTTGAAGCGGCTCTCGTTAACGAACATGGGGCTGAACTC
This DNA window, taken from Varibaculum massiliense, encodes the following:
- a CDS encoding DNA gyrase; the encoded protein is MEERKKVYLSLHKSFVREGIEYTDRATGEARTFNSATLPKGTVVDGVDVGGYEFSPMFVNESRFKGADFRDIPLLANREVWLRKTVMGPDGQPELDEGGRAVKDTVKVMPAQLKEAVDAGRS